A stretch of DNA from Leptolyngbya subtilissima AS-A7:
ATAGAAGGCGTGGGCTTCCTTCCGCTTTAGATTGGTCGACAAACTCAGCTTGTAGCAACCGGCCTCTCGACATTGGACAAAGGCAAACTGCATCATCTGCTGGCCAATTCCCTGGCCTTGAAACTCTGGATCGACTGCAACCCCTTCCACAATCCCGGAGGGACTACCGTGATGCACCAGGTTATCCATCACTAGCAGCGCGAACGTACCAACCCGTCTATCGTCTAGCTCTTTGAGGGTGGCGACCCACAACCTGTAGTTAGGGTATTGCTGTATGCGCTGAAACCACTGTTCGGCCTCGGCCAAGCTTAAGCCGCAATCCTGATCT
This window harbors:
- a CDS encoding GNAT family N-acetyltransferase, translated to MTVSIRLATSEDLPDVLRLYHQSGLDQDCGLSLAEAEQWFQRIQQYPNYRLWVATLKELDDRRVGTFALLVMDNLVHHGSPSGIVEGVAVDPEFQGQGIGQQMMQFAFVQCREAGCYKLSLSTNLKRKEAHAFYESLGFQKHGYSFLVEL